In Aquila chrysaetos chrysaetos unplaced genomic scaffold, bAquChr1.4, whole genome shotgun sequence, one genomic interval encodes:
- the LOC121233153 gene encoding uncharacterized protein LOC121233153 isoform X1 codes for MFIIVEVKVDLENPPTLDVHHRGDQSGPGEPPRVGCSSSWRSKCSWRPPPCWTFIIVEVKVLLENPPVLDVHHRGGQSAPGDPPHVGRSASWRSKCCWRTPPCWTFIIVEVKVLLENPPVLDVQHHGDQSAPGEPRHIGRSSSWRSKWTWRTPPRWTFIIVEVKVDLENPPRVGRSSSWRSKCSWRTPPCWTFIIVEVKVDLENPPMLDVQHRGGQSAPGEPPLCWTFIIMEIKVLLENPPMLDVHHRGGQSGPGEPPPRVGRSASWRSKCSWRTSSPCWMLIIMEVKVDLEKPPMLDVDHHGGQSAPGDHPATLDVHRHGGQGAPGHWGPSLGHWGS; via the exons ATGTTCATCATCGTGGAGGTCAAAGTGGACCTGGAGAACCCCCCCACGTTGGATGTTCATCATCGTGGAGATCAAAGTGGACCTGGAGAACCCCCCCGCGTTGGATGTTCATCATCGTGGAGGTCAAAGTGCTCCTGGAGACCCCCCCCATGTTGGACGTTCATCATCGTGGAGGTCAAAGTGCTCCTGGAGAACCCCCCCGTGTTGGACGTTCATCATCGTGGAGGTCAAAGTGCTCCTGGAGACCCCCCCCATGTTGGACGTTCAGCATCGTGGAGGTCAAAGTGCTGCTGGAGAACCCCCCCATGTTGGACGTTCATCATCGTGGAGGTCAAAGTGCTCCTGGAGAACCCCCCCGTGTTGGACGTTCAGCATCATGGAGATCAAAGTGCTCCTGGAGAACCCCGCCACATTGGACGTTCATCATCGTGGAGGTCAAAGTGGACCTGGAGAACCCCACCACGTTGGACGTTCATCATCGTGGAGGTCAAAGTGGACCTGGAGAACCCCCCCCGTGTTGGACGTTCATCATCGTGGAGGTCAAAGTGCTCCTGGAGAACCCCCCCGTGTTGGACGTTCATCATCGTGGAGGTCAAAGTGGACCTGGAGAACCCCCCCATGTTGGACGTTCAGCATCGTGGAGGTCAAAGTGCTCCTGGAGAACCCCCCCTGTGTTGGACGTTCATCATCATGGAGATCAAAGTGCTCCTGGAGAACCCCCCCATGTTGGACGTTCATCATCGTGGAGGTCAAAGTGGACCTGGAGAACCCCCCCCCCGTGTTGGACGTTCAGCATCGTGGAGGTCAAAGTGCTCCTGGAGAACCTCCTCTCCGTGTTGGATGTTGATCATCATGGAGGTCAAGGTGGACCTGGAGAAACCGCCCATGTTGGATGTTGATCATCATGGAGGTCAAAGTGCTCCTGGAGACCACCCCGCCACGTTGGACGTTCATCGTCACGGAGGTCAGGGTGCTCCTGGACACTGGGGTCCCTCGCTTGGAC ATTGGGGTTCCTGA
- the BCKDK gene encoding 3-methyl-2-oxobutanoate dehydrogenase [lipoamide] kinase, mitochondrial: protein MLRRVLGGRRGGALPPRPPARAAADQTPPDLARERSKAVTSFYHQPAIDVAAEKPSVRLTPTTMLYSGRSQDGSHILKSARYLQQELPVRIAHRIKGFRSLPFIIGCNPTILHVHELYIRAFQKLSEFPPIQAQGDEARYCALLRQLLEDHKDVVTLLAEGLRECRRHIQDERLLRPFLDKTLTSRLGMRMLAAHHLALHEDKPDFVGIICTRLSPKKLIEKWVDFARRLCEHQYGNAPRVRINGHVAARFPFIPLPLDYVLPELLKNAMRATMESHLDTPYNVPDIVVTIANNDIDLVIRISDRGGGIPHDLLDKVTEYHFSTAEASAQDPRLGGPFRNLLDLSNSGQAGPMHGFGFGLPTSRAYAEYLGGSLCLQSLQGVGTDVYLRLRHIDGKGESFRI from the exons aTGCTGCGGCGGGTTTTGGGGGGCCGGCGAGGGGGGGCTTTgcccccccgtccccctgccCGGGCCGCCGCCGACCAGACCCCGCCTGACCTGGCCCGGGAACGCTCCAAAGCCGTCACCTCCTTCTACCACCAGCCTGCCATCGATGTCGCCGCCGAGAAG CCTTCGGTGCGTTTGACCCCCACCACCATGTTGTACTCGGGGCGCTCGCAGGACGGCAGCCACATACTG aaGAGCGCCCGCTATCTCCAGCAAGAGCTGCCGGTGCGCATCGCCCACCGCATCAAGGGCTTCCGCAGCCTCCCCTTCATCATCGGCTGCAACCCCACCATCCTCCACGTG cacgaGCTGTACATCCGTGCCTTCCAGAAGCTCAGCGAGTTCCCGCCT ATCCAGGCGCAGGGCGACGAGGCGCGCTACTGCGCGCTGTTGCGGCAGCTGCTGGAGGACCACAAGGACGTAGTGACGCTGTTGGCCGAGGGGTTGCGCGAATGTCGACGACACATCCAG GACGAGCGGCTGCTGCGACCTTTCCTGGACAAGACGCTGACGTCGCGGCTGGGGATGCGGATGTTGGCTGCCCACCACCTGGCCCTGCACGAGGACAAG CCCGACTTCGTGGGCATCATCTGCACGCGCCTCTCCCCCAAAAAGCTCATCGAGAAGTGGGTCGACTTTGCCCG GCGGCTGTGCGAGCACCAGTACGGGAACGCGCCGCGGGTGCGCATCAACGGGCACGTGGCGGCGCGGTTCCCCTTCATCCCCCTGCCCCTCGACTACGTCCTGCCCGAGCTGCTCAAGAACGCCATGAG GGCGACGATGGAGTCCCACCTCGACACCCCCTACAACGTCCCCGACATCGTGGTGACCATCGCCAACAACGACATTGACCTCGTCATCCG gatCTCTGACCGGGGCGGTGGCATCCCCCACGATCTCCTGGACAAGGTGACCGAGTATCACTTCAGCACGGCCGAGGCCAGCGCCCAGGACCCTCGCTTGGGAGGTCCCTTCCGCAACCTCCTGGACCTCAGCAACAGCGGCCAAGCCGGCCCCATGCACGG gtTCGGATTCGGGTTGCCCACCTCGAGGGCCTACGCCGAGTACTTGGGGGGCTCGCTCTGCCTGCAGTCGCTGCAGGGGGTGGGCACCGACGTCTACCTGCGCCTCCGCCACATCGACGGCAAGGGGGAGAGCTTCCGAATCTAG
- the LOC121233153 gene encoding uncharacterized protein LOC121233153 isoform X4 translates to MFIIVEVKVDLENPPTLDVHHRGDQSGPGEPPRVGCSSSWRSKCSWRPPPCWTFIIVEVKVLLENPPVLDVHHRGGQSAPGDPPHVGRSASWRSKCCWRTPPCWTFIIVEVKVLLENPPVLDVQHHGDQSAPGEPRHIGRSSSWRSKWTWRTPPRWTFIIVEVKVDLENPPRVGRSSSWRSKCSWRTPPCWTFIIVEVKVDLENPPMLDVQHRGGQSAPGEPPLCWTFIIMEIKVLLENPPMLDVHHRGGQSAPGDHPATLDVHRHGGQGAPGHWGPSLGHWGAHPTHRGTLGFLTSPHPVWLR, encoded by the exons ATGTTCATCATCGTGGAGGTCAAAGTGGACCTGGAGAACCCCCCCACGTTGGATGTTCATCATCGTGGAGATCAAAGTGGACCTGGAGAACCCCCCCGCGTTGGATGTTCATCATCGTGGAGGTCAAAGTGCTCCTGGAGACCCCCCCCATGTTGGACGTTCATCATCGTGGAGGTCAAAGTGCTCCTGGAGAACCCCCCCGTGTTGGACGTTCATCATCGTGGAGGTCAAAGTGCTCCTGGAGACCCCCCCCATGTTGGACGTTCAGCATCGTGGAGGTCAAAGTGCTGCTGGAGAACCCCCCCATGTTGGACGTTCATCATCGTGGAGGTCAAAGTGCTCCTGGAGAACCCCCCCGTGTTGGACGTTCAGCATCATGGAGATCAAAGTGCTCCTGGAGAACCCCGCCACATTGGACGTTCATCATCGTGGAGGTCAAAGTGGACCTGGAGAACCCCACCACGTTGGACGTTCATCATCGTGGAGGTCAAAGTGGACCTGGAGAACCCCCCCCGTGTTGGACGTTCATCATCGTGGAGGTCAAAGTGCTCCTGGAGAACCCCCCCGTGTTGGACGTTCATCATCGTGGAGGTCAAAGTGGACCTGGAGAACCCCCCCATGTTGGACGTTCAGCATCGTGGAGGTCAAAGTGCTCCTGGAGAACCCCCCCTGTGTTGGACGTTCATCATCATGGAGATCAAAGTGCTCCTGGAGAACCCCCCCATGTTGGACGTTCATCATCGTGGAG GTCAAAGTGCTCCTGGAGACCACCCCGCCACGTTGGACGTTCATCGTCACGGAGGTCAGGGTGCTCCTGGACACTGGGGTCCCTCGCTTGGACATTGGGGTGCCCACCCCACCCACCGGGGGACATTGGGGTTCCTGACCTCTCCCCACCCTGTTTGGCTTCGTTAG
- the LOC121233153 gene encoding uncharacterized protein LOC121233153 isoform X3 has translation MFIIVEVKVDLENPPTLDVHHRGDQSGPGEPPRVGCSSSWRSKCSWRPPPCWTFIIVEVKVLLENPPVLDVHHRGGQSAPGDPPHVGRSASWRSKCCWRTPPCWTFIIVEVKVLLENPPVLDVQHHGDQSAPGEPRHIGRSSSWRSKWTWRTPPRWTFIIVEVKVLLENPPVLDVHHRGGQSGPGEPPHVGRSASWRSKCSWRTPPVLDVHHHGDQSAPGEPPHVGRSSSWRSKCSWRTSSPCWMLIIMEVKVDLEKPPMLDVDHHGGQSAPGDHPATLDVHRHGGQGAPGHWGPSLGHWGAHPTHRGTLGFLTSPHPVWLR, from the exons ATGTTCATCATCGTGGAGGTCAAAGTGGACCTGGAGAACCCCCCCACGTTGGATGTTCATCATCGTGGAGATCAAAGTGGACCTGGAGAACCCCCCCGCGTTGGATGTTCATCATCGTGGAGGTCAAAGTGCTCCTGGAGACCCCCCCCATGTTGGACGTTCATCATCGTGGAGGTCAAAGTGCTCCTGGAGAACCCCCCCGTGTTGGACGTTCATCATCGTGGAGGTCAAAGTGCTCCTGGAGACCCCCCCCATGTTGGACGTTCAGCATCGTGGAGGTCAAAGTGCTGCTGGAGAACCCCCCCATGTTGGACGTTCATCATCGTGGAGGTCAAAGTGCTCCTGGAGAACCCCCCCGTGTTGGACGTTCAGCATCATGGAGATCAAAGTGCTCCTGGAGAACCCCGCCACATTGGACGTTCATCATCGTGGAGGTCAAAGTGGACCTGGAGAACCCCACCACGTTGGACGTTCATCATCGTGGAG GTCAAAGTGCTCCTGGAGAACCCCCCCGTGTTGGACGTTCATCATCGTGGAGGTCAAAGTGGACCTGGAGAACCCCCCCATGTTGGACGTTCAGCATCGTGGAGGTCAAAGTGCTCCTGGAGAACCCCCCCTGTGTTGGACGTTCATCATCATGGAGATCAAAGTGCTCCTGGAGAACCCCCCCATGTTGGACGTTCATCATCGTGGAG GTCAAAGTGCTCCTGGAGAACCTCCTCTCCGTGTTGGATGTTGATCATCATGGAGGTCAAGGTGGACCTGGAGAAACCGCCCATGTTGGATGTTGATCATCATGGAGGTCAAAGTGCTCCTGGAGACCACCCCGCCACGTTGGACGTTCATCGTCACGGAGGTCAGGGTGCTCCTGGACACTGGGGTCCCTCGCTTGGACATTGGGGTGCCCACCCCACCCACCGGGGGACATTGGGGTTCCTGACCTCTCCCCACCCTGTTTGGCTTCGTTAG
- the LOC121233153 gene encoding uncharacterized protein LOC121233153 isoform X2 yields MFIIVEIKVDLENPPALDVHHRGGQSAPGDPPHVGRSSSWRSKCSWRTPPCWTFIIVEVKVLLETPPMLDVQHRGGQSAAGEPPHVGRSSSWRSKCSWRTPPCWTFSIMEIKVLLENPATLDVHHRGGQSGPGEPHHVGRSSSWRSKCSWRTPPCWTFIIVEVKVDLENPPMLDVQHRGGQSAPGEPPLCWTFIIMEIKVLLENPPMLDVHHRGGQSGPGEPPPRVGRSASWRSKCSWRTSSPCWMLIIMEVKVDLEKPPMLDVDHHGGQSAPGDHPATLDVHRHGGQGAPGHWGPSLGHWGAHPTHRGTLGFLTSPHPVWLR; encoded by the exons ATGTTCATCATCGTGGAGATCAAAGTGGACCTGGAGAACCCCCCCGCGTTGGATGTTCATCATCGTGGAGGTCAAAGTGCTCCTGGAGACCCCCCCCATGTTGGACGTTCATCATCGTGGAGGTCAAAGTGCTCCTGGAGAACCCCCCCGTGTTGGACGTTCATCATCGTGGAGGTCAAAGTGCTCCTGGAGACCCCCCCCATGTTGGACGTTCAGCATCGTGGAGGTCAAAGTGCTGCTGGAGAACCCCCCCATGTTGGACGTTCATCATCGTGGAGGTCAAAGTGCTCCTGGAGAACCCCCCCGTGTTGGACGTTCAGCATCATGGAGATCAAAGTGCTCCTGGAGAACCCCGCCACATTGGACGTTCATCATCGTGGAGGTCAAAGTGGACCTGGAGAACCCCACCACGTTGGACGTTCATCATCGTGGAG GTCAAAGTGCTCCTGGAGAACCCCCCCGTGTTGGACGTTCATCATCGTGGAGGTCAAAGTGGACCTGGAGAACCCCCCCATGTTGGACGTTCAGCATCGTGGAGGTCAAAGTGCTCCTGGAGAACCCCCCCTGTGTTGGACGTTCATCATCATGGAGATCAAAGTGCTCCTGGAGAACCCCCCCATGTTGGACGTTCATCATCGTGGAGGTCAAAGTGGACCTGGAGAACCCCCCCCCCGTGTTGGACGTTCAGCATCGTGGAGGTCAAAGTGCTCCTGGAGAACCTCCTCTCCGTGTTGGATGTTGATCATCATGGAGGTCAAGGTGGACCTGGAGAAACCGCCCATGTTGGATGTTGATCATCATGGAGGTCAAAGTGCTCCTGGAGACCACCCCGCCACGTTGGACGTTCATCGTCACGGAGGTCAGGGTGCTCCTGGACACTGGGGTCCCTCGCTTGGACATTGGGGTGCCCACCCCACCCACCGGGGGACATTGGGGTTCCTGACCTCTCCCCACCCTGTTTGGCTTCGTTAG